TCCGGCGCCTGGTCTGGTTCGACCTGCCGGGCGCCGACCGCGCTTTCAAGGAATCACTGATCCCGCAGACCGTCGCGCGGGGCGCCCTCGAGCTGCCGGGGCCTGCGGCGCCTCCGCCGAGCGTCGATTCAGCTGCCTGGCCGAATCCGTGTTGGGACTTCCTCGTCTGGTGTCGCGACACGGGCTTGCTCGGCGAACCGGATGCTGCTGGCGCGCGGGGCCTTTTCGCCGATCGCGTCGACGCCCTCCCGCACACCCGACTGCCCGGAGATCTGCGCTGGGCGCGGACCGCGGTCTTGGGAACGCTCGGGGCCTATCGCCGGGGACGCCAGCAGTACGAAGAGCTGCTGCGCTCGCCCAGGCAAGCGCGTGCCGCAGCCCTGGCTCTCGGCAATCACCTGCTCAACCACGGCGGCCGACCCGTCGCCCGTGTCCTGCGGGCCGGCGTGCTCATCCCGCCGCTGACCGGGCGGTCGCGGGGCGCTCGCGAGCGGGCCGAGCGCAAGCGGCTCACTGTGCTGTCGCGTGTCGGGGACCACGCCCGCGTCATCAAGGCAACCTCCTCACTATCGGGCGACGCCGTGTCGACCTACGCCATCCTGCGCGCCGAATCGCTGCGGGTGGCGGGCTCCCTCGACGCCGCCGCGGCCACCGCCCGGCGTGCCTACGAGCGCGCCCTCACCGAGCATCACCTCGTTCGCATCGCCCACGCGGCCTACCAGGAGTGCCAGGCCCTCACCTGGGCCGACCGCGCCGACGAGGCCTGGGAGGCGCTGGAAAACCACCTGCGACCCCATGCTCCGCTTGCGGCCAGCCGATGGGTGGCCTGGGCCGATTTCATCCAGTCGGCGCTGCTCGTCAGGCGCGGGGACGTCGACCAGAGTCGCCGCTACGTCGAGCGCGCCGTCCGCGGCTTCGCAGCCGAGGCTCTCGTCGATGGCATCGTCAGCGCCCACATGGTGCTGCCGACCGTGGCTCGTCGCGCCGGTGATGACGCCGGCTTCGCCGCCGCCGTCCGAGCGGTTCGTGAGCAGATGACCTCTGCGGCTGACGTCACCTATTACACCCGCGGACACCCGTTCACCGATCAACTGCTCATGCTTGAGGAGGCGGAGTTCGCGCGGATCCATACCCGCGACACTGCGCGGGCCAGGGAACTTTTCACCATGCTGGCCTCGTCGGCTTATCCGCTGCAGGCAGCCTTTGGCCAGCTCGGCCTGGCCCTGACGGCCGGCGACACCACTGTTCAACGCCGACTGGCCGAGCAGGCCCGTGAGTCCGGCGTCAGAGCAGGGCAGCGTCTCGTCATCAACCGCGCTGAACTGCTCCTCACCGGTGATCCAGCCGCGACCGCCGAGCTATTCTTCTGCTGACACTGATGGCCTATCCCTCAGCCAGATGGTGACCCGGCCGGGCCGACTTGCCGAGCTGCCACCCGGTCTGTGCCCTGCAGGCTATAGAGCAGATCAGCCGTTTCCGCGCTCTCACATCCATCCTCGTGACCGGGCGTACACGGCCGCCGCAACGGCACCGAGCGCTGGCGGGCTGTACCCGGTCCGGGCACTCAGACCCGTACGGCTTACGAGGAATACCTCGACATCACCTAGCCCGCCACCCGGCGGTCGCTGCCGCGGTGAGTCAGGGCTGGGTGAGCTCACAGCAGCTATCACAGCGGCGGGATTCGGTTGCGCTGGAGCTGCCGACTGTAGGACGTCGATGCTGACCGGCGCTTACGCCGGTAGGTCGAGGGTAGCGAGGGCGGCGTGGTCAGTTGCGGCTTCGACGATGATCGTCGTGGGCCTGACGATGGCGGCGTTCGGCTTCTCCGAATTTTCCTCCAGGTGCTGATGAGTAGGCGGTCGACGCCTCGGCCGGCCCGGGCGAGGAGGTATAGGGCGGCGACCAACACGGGGAGGATGGCCCAGGTGGGGACGTGGGTGAGCGCTGAAGTGCCTGCCTTATTTAGCAACTGTGTCGGTCCAGTGAAGGTGTCCGGGTCGAGCTCAGTCCTGACTGTGAAGTTCATGGTGGCCTTCTCTGCCGTGACCAGGGGTGGTGCGGCTCCGTTGCCTGCCATTACCAGACCGGGTTGGGAGGTGACGTTGACCCAGTTCGCAGACAGGGAAACCACCTTGGTGTTGCGAGGCAGATCTACGTCGGCGATCTGGGTTGAGTGAGTGGCTTCGGCGTAGTCCGTCTGTTCGGCGATGCGGTAGGTGCCGTCCTGGAGTTGCTCGAGTCGGGTGTGACCTCGAGTCCTGACCTCGCAGAGGTCGGTATGTGTCTTGTTCTGTTGGCGGCCGGGCTTGGGAGCGCAGGGCTTGCCATCGATCTCGAGGTCGATTGTTGCCGGCGTGGAGAGAGACGTGTTCTGATCGACGCCGAGAGTGATCGCCAGGCGCACCGTGTTACCGGTGGTCTCGCGGACGAAGACTCCGATCGAGTAGTGCGCCGGTTGGAGTGGTATGCGAAGGTTGGTGTTGGAGGCGCCGTCGGCGAGTTGCTGCGCTCGGGCGAGCAAGCTGGCGTTGGGGACGACCTGCGGGACAAGTGGCAGGTTATTAGTGTATTTCCAGATGGCTATCTGCCTGGCAGCAAGTTCAAAGTTTGTCTCGGCGTACAGCACTTGCTGGTCGGAGCCTCGGTTGCCTCGCGCGATGAGTCCGGCGATGAGGGGGTCGTTGACGCCAATGGCCGACAGCGACCGGTCGGCGTTATTGGCTGGGCGTCCGAGTGACAAGCCGGTCCACGTGTCGCCGTATTGGACCTGGCGGGTGATGTCGAGGCTGTAGGCGAACGGCGAAGCCTGACCTATCAACCGTATCCGAAACGGCATCGCAGAAATCCTTTTACCGTTTACGACTACGACGAGATTAGGTTCACCGACGATGATCGTCTGTGTCGATGCGGTCACCACCGTTGGGTCGGAACTGATGGACTGTGGCTCGTCCGCTCCCGC
This is a stretch of genomic DNA from Jatrophihabitans sp.. It encodes these proteins:
- a CDS encoding SIR2 family protein, which codes for MDPERLFVFAGAGLSFPAPTSLPTFNQIRDEILIGLDLAEFVRPPNTANDDVTIEVATAEGLFPEPFLHALSAAGFPLTSWLADILGAVRPNAAHTALAELALAGARVWTVNYDHNIERAVDPALSACAWPAAPGRAQVMKPHGSLGGDLIATTEQVVRGLDEGWLAQLRRDLDDIDTAVFLGYSGRDLDFHPYWDGILGGVRRLVWFDLPGADRAFKESLIPQTVARGALELPGPAAPPPSVDSAAWPNPCWDFLVWCRDTGLLGEPDAAGARGLFADRVDALPHTRLPGDLRWARTAVLGTLGAYRRGRQQYEELLRSPRQARAAALALGNHLLNHGGRPVARVLRAGVLIPPLTGRSRGARERAERKRLTVLSRVGDHARVIKATSSLSGDAVSTYAILRAESLRVAGSLDAAAATARRAYERALTEHHLVRIAHAAYQECQALTWADRADEAWEALENHLRPHAPLAASRWVAWADFIQSALLVRRGDVDQSRRYVERAVRGFAAEALVDGIVSAHMVLPTVARRAGDDAGFAAAVRAVREQMTSAADVTYYTRGHPFTDQLLMLEEAEFARIHTRDTARARELFTMLASSAYPLQAAFGQLGLALTAGDTTVQRRLAEQARESGVRAGQRLVINRAELLLTGDPAATAELFFC